From the Haladaptatus sp. DJG-WS-42 genome, the window ACCCGCCCGCCGAGGCGTTCGTGGGCGCGTTTTGCACGCTCAAGTTCGGCTTCGAGTGCGTCTTTTCGTGCCTCGTACTCCGCCTGCTGTAGGTCGCCAAGTTCGTAGAGCAATCGCGCTTCTTTGAGTTGGTCGCGGATGGCGTCAGTGTCGTACAACTCGGTGAGTGCGACCGTGTGGATAGCATTGAGGATGGAGACCAACGGGCGAAACAGCAGGTCATCGACCAGCAACATTGCTCCGTTCCCCACTGATTTCGATGTCCACGAAGTTGTACGGTGCCCACGGACCCGTGTACTGCACCCGGAAGTCGGGGTACTCGGCTTCGATTTCTTCGACCACGGTATCGAAGGCATCGCGGTTCTCGATGGCGACGAGATACGACTTGTTCAACACCAAGAGGTCACTGAAGTAGTCGCCGTCTGCGGCCTGTTCTGCCACGTCATCGAGGCGGGCCACAACGTCCTTGTGGATGACCTCGGTGTCCATCTCCGCGTCCGGTTTTGCGACGAGTTTCACGCCGAGTTCTACCTTCCCTTCGGTGTCGCGCAGCGCCTTGGTGAACGCTCTACGCCCGCCACGGAGGATGTTCTTCACGCCACGGGCAGAGTCGAACACCATTCCAAACCGCATCGGAACGACGGTCGTGCCACCATCTAACTGCATCACGGCCTGCAAAACGTCGTCGTGTGCGCGTGCGTTCTCGTCAGTTTCCTCCGGCTGTTCGGTGTCGATATCGGAGACGACCGCAGAGAACGGTGGATAGTCAATCGTCTTGATTTCTGTTGCCCCCTCGACCCCCGTCACGGTGACGTCGAGTGTCGTTTCGTTCAGGACGCCGTACACGTAGTAGCTGTTCGTCATCGCCTCTGTGCCCACCTCTGGTCGCTCTGGCGGTTCATTCTCTCGTACCCATTCACCACACCACCTTCTAATAGTGACGGCCAAACAGTTTGGAAAAATTAAGCGTCGGCATCAACGAATAAAGCCCTGCATGAGAGACGTACACAGGCAATGGCAGGTTCCCAACCAGACACCTCCAGTCTCGCAGACGTACTCGATCGCATCCTCGACAAAGGCGTCGTCATCGACGTGTTCGCACGCCTGTCGGTCGTCGGGATCGAACTGCTCACGGTGGAAGCGCGCGTCGTCGCCGCCTCGGTCGACACGTTCCTCAAGTACGCCACCGAGATGAGCAGGCTAGAGCAAGTAACGCAATCAGGGGACTTAGAGGACATCCGAGAGTTCGAACTCTCGGCAACGAACTAAATGAGCGCTGACGCACAGTGTCACGCGCTCACCGAGGATGGTGCGCGGTGTGACCGTGAAGCGACCGATGGGTCGTTTTGCTACCAGCACGACGAAGACGACCCGACGGTAGACGAGGAAACGGACGACTCGCCTGCCGCGCCGTCGCTCGATGGCGATGAGCTGTCCATCCTCGACGTTCGCACGCGGGTCGCGGAGACGGCGACCGACCTCATCGGCCACGAGCTAGACGGCGTCTCCGAGGTGATGGCCACCAGCGACGGCGGCTGGCGTGCGGTCGTCGAAGTCGTGGAACGCCACTCGGTTCCGGACACACAGGACATCCTCGGCCAGTACGAACTTCTGCTCACCGAGCGCGGTGAGATAGAAGGCTACAGCCGACTCGGCCGGTTTCGTCGGTCTGACACCGCCGTCCAGAGCTGAATCGCCTTCAATCGCTTTTCGTCACACCGGAGTTCTGAGCGCCCAGCTATCGGTTTCCGGGTCGAGTCGGTGGGGTTCTTTCCCCCGCTCTGCCAGCAGGCCAACGTGATAGAGCATCGCCTTCAACTGGAACACGGTCGGTGAGTGGTACACGTTTCCGTCCGTGAGTGCCTCCACCACTAACTCGCCGTCCTCGTTGAGCACGCCAGCCCGTGCGGACGCAGTTCCGCGAATGAACAACTCAACCGTGAACGTCGGATGCTGTTCGTGGAGTGCGGTCACGAGTTCAACCAGTGTTGGCTCGGGGTTGTCCCACTCGTGGAGTTGCTGGAGTTCCGTTACGAGTAGTTGGGTTGCCGGATACGCAAACACGACACGCCGGGCGAGTTGTCCCCAGCGTGGGGCTTCGGCGTAAAAGCGCGACCGAGTCCCTTTCCAGTGTTCAAAGGTTTCGAGGGCGGCTTCCACGCCACCACAGGCGTCCTGTGCAAACCGCACCACTTCGTGACCGAGTGGTGCCAGGGTTTCACGCCCGAGTTTGTCGTCTACGAGGCCAAGAAACGCGGCTCCCTGCCGGGCGCTGTTCGTCTCACGAACGACGTACCGCGAGAGTGTTTGTTCAACCTCGTTTTGGGTCGCTCCGAGCGCGAACGCGAGGGCATAGCCGAGGTAGTTTTTCGGATGATTCAACCCAAACGACTTGTCGGCGACGCCCTGTGCGCTTGCCTGAAATCGGATTGCGTCCGTCGCTTCGGACGAGCGGTGACCAACGAGTCGCGGGACGATAGTTGGCTCGACCGCGCCATCAGGGGAGACGCCGAGGATGCCGACGTTTAACTCACGTGCAAGTGTCGCATCCGTCTGCGTGATGGCGTCTGCGGGTGCGGCCAGATACGCCGCATTTGCTTCACCGAGGCGGTTGTACGCTTGGACGATACCGCGCTCTGTGTCCACCAATCCGTTGCTCGTGTGGCCTTTTGCTTCGATGGCGATGAGCGGCGGGTCGTCACCGAACCGTTCGACGGCGAGCAGTTCGGGTTCGAGCTTTCTGACGCCGACCAAGTCTGGAAACCCACTGCCAATTTTGACGCGGTTGAACGGCGCGAGTTCTTCGATGACGTCTGCCCGAATGCGCTCGTCTGCGAGCCACCTCCCCGTCGAAAATTGTGTGTCCGTGACTGCATACTCCTGTGAGCCTCCAGAATTTGGAAACAGCCGTCGCTTCGTGTGCGCGAGTACGTAGGGTTCAGAGAGCGACTCCGAAGCGCTAGCCATGTCACCGTTTCAGTGACCACTGTTAAGAACCTTGAGCTAGCAGAACGCTCAACCCGACGCCACCCCAACCACCGTCAATGCCCGAGGTTCGCGGCGTCGCCGTCGACACAGAAACGCGCTGTGCCCACTACGACACAGCCCGCGACGTGGTCGCGCTCAAGTTCGCCTGCTGTGAGACGTATTACCCGTGTTTTCAGTGCCACGAGGCCGTCGCTGACCACGAGGCGACCGTCTGGCCACGCGACCGATTTGACGAACCAGCAGTGTTGTGTGGTGTCTGCGACACCGAACTCACGGTCACGGCGTATCTCGACGCCGAGGATGTGTGTCCGGCGTGCGAGGCGGCGTTCAATCCGGGGTGTCGGGCGCACGCAGACCGCTACTTCGAGCAGTGACAGCGCTTGCTGGCGGGGGTAGCTACTTGTTCACACACTCGTTTGTGAAGCCATGAAACTCGGGAGTATGCTGCCAACCCACTGTACCGGCGAGTATCGCGTCCCAGCGGAAACGATCCGCTGGTGGGCACGCGAAGCAACCGACGCGGGCTTCCACGGCCTCTGGGTACTCGACCACCTCGTGAAACCAGAAACGTATCGCACCAGCCTGCTCGACCCGTTGATTGCGCTTTCGCACGCCGCCGCGGTCGCGCCGGAGGCGAACCTCGGCACGTCCATTCTCATTGCACCGCTTCGCCACACTGCGAACATCGCCTCACAAGCCCTCTCGATTCAGCACCTCACGGAGGGGCAGGTCACCCTCGGGCTCGGCGCCGGGTATGTCCCAAAGGAGTTCGAGGTGACGGGCGTTCCTCGCACCGAACGCGGCCCGCGCGTGAGCGAAGCCGTTTCAGTATTGAATCAGCTGTTCGACGGCGAGACCTCCTTTTCTGGGCGCTTTCACGAGTTCGAGAACGTGCGAATCGATCCGGTGCTCGACACCCCACCAAAGCTCCTCGCCGGCGGTTCGTCGATTGTTGACGAAGATGGAAACCGGCGCATCCCCCGCCCAATTCTCGACCGGATTTTGAACTGTGGTGGCTGGCTTGCCCGACCAACGAACCCGGAAAAGCTCGAAGCTGAGTGGGAGCTCATCACAGACTACGCCCGCGAACAGGGCGTCGATCCGGACTCGCTGCGCCGGGTGATGCTCCAGTACATCCACGTCGTGGACACCGACGACCGCGAAGCAGCTCACCGCGAACAGAAAGTTGCCTACGAGGACTTCCTCGACGGCGACAGAAACTTCGACTACGCGAAACAGTACTGCTTGACCGGCACGCCAGCGGATATACAAGCCGACCTCGATGCCGTCGAAGCCATCGGCTTTGATGAAGTGATACTCGGGCAGGTCGTCCACACCCCTGCTGATCTCGAACAGCAACTCGGCTTACTGACCGACACCTTCCTCGACGCCTGAGCCGTCCGCCATGAGGCGTGCGGAGGGTGCTGGCTCCGGTTCCGGGCGCAGGGCGGCGTTCGCTTCTTGTGAGAGTCGGGTAACGACCGCGCGGCCCTCGCGTTCGCGCACCACGATGCCGTCGGCTTCGAGCCGCTGGAGGTGATGCGTGATCGTACTCGGGTCGCGCCCGACAGCCGACGCGAGCGCGGAGACAGAGGCGGGGCCGAGCCGCGAGAGCGCGTCCAAGACGGTCGCCGTCGCCTCGTCGTTGAGCGCCGCGACGAGTTCGTGACCTTCGGTGTGTGCCGAATAGAACCGACGCTTGCCCCGGATTTTCGCGCCCGAAATCAGCTGCTCGTCTTCGAGCACGCGGAGGTGATGGCGCGCCGTCGAAAGCGGCACATCCGCGCGTTCTGCCACCGCCGAGAGGTAGATGCCGGGTGACTCGTTGATGGCCGAAAAGACGGCATCGCGCCCCTCGTGTTCGAGCGGGTCTGAGTCGTCAAAGCGGCTGTAGCGAAACGGCGCAATGATGCGCGTCACGCGCTCGATGCCGGCGTGCAGTCTGGTGGTGACGACGGGGCTGGCCGCCTGATTGGCGACGTGGCCAAAACTCGACCAGTCGATTGCGGGGCCATACCGCACCGCGCCCGCGGTGACGAGCGCGCCGAAACCGAGCGCGATGCCGGGTTCTTCGGCCACTGGCTCCGGTAGCGGGACGGTCGAAATCGGTGGAAGGAGTGCGGTGGCGCTGTCGTTCGACGGAGTTGTCGCGGTAGACTCAGCGGCGCGTTGCTCGTCTCGTCGCTCGCTGCCGGATGCGGAATTGGCCACCGCTGCGGCATCGGCAGATTCGCTCGAACCCGGCTCCGTGGCGGCCGTGGTCTCGCTCGTCTGGGCTTCGTCTGCGTCTGCTTCCTGCGTCTCACTCGGGGTCTGCTCCGTTGTGACCACTGCGTCGGTCGGTTCGGTTGGCTCCGTGGTCACGTCCACTTCGGTCGTGGTTGCGGTTGTTTCGAGCGTCTCGCTAGCCGTGTTCGTCGCGTCAGCGTCAACGCTGTCCGTTGTGCCCGTCGTCTCAGTGGTCGGCGTTGCCGTCAGGTCGGCGGTGTCCGTTGAATCGACTGGGACGGTTACGGTGGTCGTCTCGTTCGTTCCCGTGTCCGTCGAGTCGGTCGAAACCTCGGTGAGGGTGTCTCTTGTCTCGGTTACGTCGTCGGTCGCGTCACCCGTGTCAACGACTTCCGTCGTCGTCGTTCCGTCGTTCACATCTTCGACCACGCTGGTCGCCCCGTCCTCGACGGTCGATTCGACCTCGGCTATCGTTTCGGTCGGTGTGGGCGTCGGCGCAGACACTTCGTCCGTGACCGTGTCCGTCGAAGGAGTCGTCTCAGTGGTCGAACCGGTCGGCTCGAGAGTCGGCGTTTCGGTAGTCGTGGTCGGTGTGAAAGTCAGCGTTTCCGTCTCGGTGTCGAGCGTCGTATTCGTCGTGTTGGTGGCGTCTGTCCCGGTTCCAGAAAGCGGGTCGTCAGGGAGTGCGGTGACGGCCATCGGTGAGAGAAGCAGTGCGGCAGCTACCACAATCGTTCCAAACACCCACACGCTCACACGGTCGTCAGTCGCTGTCATGCTGAGGCATCTCTTCACACACCGTCGATACGCTGGATTCCAGACACATTCGCATATAGGTTTTGGCCCAGCCAGCGCTGCTTCTTGCGAGAAAAAGGAAACTCGATCAGTTCGTATCGACGCCGCCAACGGTGTTACTGTCCGTGCCGGTGAGCGTCACCGTCCGCACCTCGTCGAACGCCGCGGTGGCCTCTGCGGGGCCGAATTCGTAGCTGCCCGTCGAATCCGGCGCTTCGAGGAAGTACGTCCGAGTCACGGGGTCGTCGCCATCTTCGACCGCACCCACGGGCTCCGTGAACTCGACGTAGCGCGTGCCGTCTTCGGTGTACACCTCGGCGTCGTCGCCGCCGACGAGCGTCCAGTCGAACGGAATCGCGTCGCGGACGAACGCCGCGCCGGTCGAACTGTCTACCGTAATCGTCACCTGATTCGTCTGCCCAGCGGTGAACACCGAACCGTCGTCCGCCCGCGAACCGGTGGCTTCGAACACGGTGTCGGTGGCCGTGCCGTCGAGGCTCGTGAGTTCCACGTCTTTGAACTTCGCCGGATGCGGTTTGTTCTGCTCTGCGAGCGTGACCGCGCCGACGGCGTCGACGAATCCTGCGCCGATGTTCGCCGGGTTGTAGCCGCCGCGCACGTCCTTCGCGCTGGCTTCCATGATGAGCAACACGTCGAGTGGGTCTGGATACTCACCGTGGGTCTGGTAGTAGGCGTCCACGACGAGCGTGGCGACCCCGGCAGTGACGGGACAGGACATGCTCGTCCCCGAGATTTTGCCGTACCAGATTTCTGCGTCCTGTTCGTTCGGGTCGCCCGTGCTCGCGTACGCCTGCAACGGGTCGTCCGGCGAGAGCGTGCTCATGACGAGACTGCCGTTCGCGCCGACGCCGTTGCGGTAGATGCCGAACGGGCCCTCGGGTTGCTGACCCTTTGGCGGGGCTTCGCGGGCGGTGAGGTCGATGGTCCACGACGCGGTGAGGTTTGCGTACGGGACGATTTCGAAGTAGTATGTTTCGCCGCCGGTCACGGCTCCCGCGACGTGTTCTGGGTTGTCCAGGCTCGCACCGCTTGCGACGACGGGGCCGTCTTCTGCGCCTTGGTGGAGGTAGATATCGAGGTCTTGGCCCGGCGGCGTCCACGACACGTCGGCTTC encodes:
- the gvpO gene encoding gas vesicle protein GvpO, halophile-type, which gives rise to MSADAQCHALTEDGARCDREATDGSFCYQHDEDDPTVDEETDDSPAAPSLDGDELSILDVRTRVAETATDLIGHELDGVSEVMATSDGGWRAVVEVVERHSVPDTQDILGQYELLLTERGEIEGYSRLGRFRRSDTAVQS
- a CDS encoding helix-turn-helix domain-containing protein; protein product: MTATDDRVSVWVFGTIVVAAALLLSPMAVTALPDDPLSGTGTDATNTTNTTLDTETETLTFTPTTTTETPTLEPTGSTTETTPSTDTVTDEVSAPTPTPTETIAEVESTVEDGATSVVEDVNDGTTTTEVVDTGDATDDVTETRDTLTEVSTDSTDTGTNETTTVTVPVDSTDTADLTATPTTETTGTTDSVDADATNTASETLETTATTTEVDVTTEPTEPTDAVVTTEQTPSETQEADADEAQTSETTAATEPGSSESADAAAVANSASGSERRDEQRAAESTATTPSNDSATALLPPISTVPLPEPVAEEPGIALGFGALVTAGAVRYGPAIDWSSFGHVANQAASPVVTTRLHAGIERVTRIIAPFRYSRFDDSDPLEHEGRDAVFSAINESPGIYLSAVAERADVPLSTARHHLRVLEDEQLISGAKIRGKRRFYSAHTEGHELVAALNDEATATVLDALSRLGPASVSALASAVGRDPSTITHHLQRLEADGIVVREREGRAVVTRLSQEANAALRPEPEPAPSARLMADGSGVEEGVGQ
- a CDS encoding LLM class flavin-dependent oxidoreductase, producing the protein MKLGSMLPTHCTGEYRVPAETIRWWAREATDAGFHGLWVLDHLVKPETYRTSLLDPLIALSHAAAVAPEANLGTSILIAPLRHTANIASQALSIQHLTEGQVTLGLGAGYVPKEFEVTGVPRTERGPRVSEAVSVLNQLFDGETSFSGRFHEFENVRIDPVLDTPPKLLAGGSSIVDEDGNRRIPRPILDRILNCGGWLARPTNPEKLEAEWELITDYAREQGVDPDSLRRVMLQYIHVVDTDDREAAHREQKVAYEDFLDGDRNFDYAKQYCLTGTPADIQADLDAVEAIGFDEVILGQVVHTPADLEQQLGLLTDTFLDA
- the gvpJ gene encoding gas vesicle protein GvpJ yields the protein MAGSQPDTSSLADVLDRILDKGVVIDVFARLSVVGIELLTVEARVVAASVDTFLKYATEMSRLEQVTQSGDLEDIREFELSATN
- the gvpG gene encoding gas vesicle protein GvpG; amino-acid sequence: MLLVDDLLFRPLVSILNAIHTVALTELYDTDAIRDQLKEARLLYELGDLQQAEYEARKDALEAELERAKRAHERLGGRVEVKR
- a CDS encoding GvpL/GvpF family gas vesicle protein; this encodes MTNSYYVYGVLNETTLDVTVTGVEGATEIKTIDYPPFSAVVSDIDTEQPEETDENARAHDDVLQAVMQLDGGTTVVPMRFGMVFDSARGVKNILRGGRRAFTKALRDTEGKVELGVKLVAKPDAEMDTEVIHKDVVARLDDVAEQAADGDYFSDLLVLNKSYLVAIENRDAFDTVVEEIEAEYPDFRVQYTGPWAPYNFVDIEISGERSNVAGR
- a CDS encoding CHY zinc finger protein, translating into MPEVRGVAVDTETRCAHYDTARDVVALKFACCETYYPCFQCHEAVADHEATVWPRDRFDEPAVLCGVCDTELTVTAYLDAEDVCPACEAAFNPGCRAHADRYFEQ